GCTCATTGGCCTGCTTTACCTGCTTATCATAGTCATCTCTGCAAGACAAAGTGATAAGTCAGTGTCTGAATCTTTCAGTAAGAGAAACATTATTTATATAAATTAGAGAGTAACAAGGCAATTTAATTCAAACCATTGCAATGATTGTGAGTGTCCAACTTCTAACAATATCCATGATGGGTGTAGTTGTACACCGCAGAGAGCAATATCTGTTAATGGTATTTATACTCCGAAGAGGGGCAGTTCTCTGTTAGACGTTGTGCGCATGCCCAGTATAGGTTGGAGTGAGTAGGCGTACTAGCGATGAATTTCAACATTATCAAGAAAACCCTCGAAACTAAACAACTGCACGCTCTCATAATTGATTACATTGACAAAATAGATCGACAAAATATACACCCCGCACGGCATGTTAGCTCAGATTAGTGATTCACCTGGCAATCTGGTTCCTTCGAATGTGGTGTAAGAAACCATGGCTCATGTCCAAACGACCCGTACGTTTATATTTGAGCTCTTGTTCTTCATCATCCCGCAAAATCTCCATCGTGAGAGATGATGGACAATGTATTTAGTATTTAAGATGGAACATTAGTACTTCGTTATATGCACAACACCACAAGCTGCATCATAACGTTAATCAATCTTTCAAAGGGATTTACTACTAGTTATCACATCCACTAAGTTAAAATGGGCTATTGTAAAAACGAATCAAAACAAAAAATAACGTGCTTTTGATCATAATTTAATGTTATGGTTAGCCATTGGTTTATCATTGTGTTTAAGGTAAGGtttcaaaatcatattttaagAATATAAAAATTAGAAATAGGCGGGGTGtatgactttgtgactgtggtaactagtgacgaccattCCAAAGTGGGCTGGGCTGCTGTCTAACTGGAATTGCACACGGAGTTACGAGCTTGTCCATCATTTATTTTTCGGATCAAGCTTCTACCCttgcaaatactttttttctctcacaTTTTTAATCCTAATGAAGTATATTATTTAAAGTTGTTTGAAAGCTGCGTTGTTCTTTGGAGGCCCAAATAAAAATGTCTAACACTATTCAATCTCCGCCGTTCTGTTTTTGCCAGAGTCAATTTGAAAATATGGGGTATGTCTAACACTTCAATCTCCGCCGTTCTGTTTTTGCCAGAGTCAACTTGAAAATATGGGGTTAAACTCTGGTTGGCCATTTTGATATTGAAACCGGGAGTTTTGGAGGTGTGCAGCTAGTAAAATCAACTCAACCCTGACTTTAGTTATTATTATCAGCTCTGTTTTTTCATACGCAACAAAGATTAACACGATGGTCTCTGTAAAACGGGAGAGAGAACTTGACTTTGAAGACGATGAAGGTAGTTAACGATTTCAAACCGTGTATAACCTAACTCAAGCTCGTAACAAGCTGGTGTTTATTTCCAAACGTATATTTTAATGTTTGCTTGCCCAGTTAGCTAGTTAACACAAATAACATTGTTGGTAGGTAGCTAGTTCTAGCTGACTAATGTATTGTTAACTAGCTAAGATCCCAGTATCAAGTGTCCGTCTAGATTTGCCAGAAGATACCGACCCTACCGTTACGCTTGTTTACACTGATCTGCACGGGAACGCAATACACTTCTTCTTTAATCAATCGAATGTACATCAGAAGATGTCAaaatgctatacagaaacccggcctaaaaccacaaacaattccgattatttttttttacctttatttagcaaggcaagtcagttaagaacaaattcttattttcaatgacggcctaggaacaggggcagaacgacaggggATATGAACTTCCAGCCTTTCGGTTGGCTaggctaccactaggctaccctgccgccccgggtatacattttgaagcatggtggctaggaaaaactccctagaaaggcgtgaacctaggaagaaacctagaggtggccaatcctcttctggctgggccgggtggagattataagagtacatggccatttaaagccagattgttcttcaagatatTCAGATGTTCAtaggtgaccagcagggtcaaataataatcagtggttgaGGGAGGTGCAaaaggtcagtacctcaggagtaaatgtcagttggcttttcatagctgagcaaccagaggtcaagacagcaggtgtggtagagagagagagagagttgaaaacagcaggtccagaacaaggtagcacatctggtgaacaggtcagttgaaactggagcagcagcacgaccaggtggactggggacagccaggagtcatcgggccaggtagtcctgaggcatgatcttagggctcaggtcctccgggagggagagagagagcatacttaaattcacacaggacaccagataagacaggaactattgcagcatagatactggagacagGGATGGgttgggggacactgtggccccgtctgacgatgcccccagacagggccaaccaggcaggatattaCGCCACCCACTTTGCAAAAGCACAGCCCCCAAACCACTAGAGGGTTATCAActtaccaccaacctactacgctgagacaaggctgagtagaGCCCACGAAGATCTACTCCACCGCACTACCCCGAGGGGGCGCAAAACCAGACGGGAAGATCACGTCTGTGACTCAGCCCACTTTTATGGTATATTGCCGATCGCACAATTTAATGTGCATCCCGCCACCTACTGTGCAGGGTGAAAACAGGATTCCCAAAAAACGTAACAAAAAATAAACTAAACGAACCAACTTttctgttaaaaaaataaaacggatctgatccctacacaggctcaaGGGGAACCTGGGAGGGCTGGTCTTCCGGAGCCAGTACCCCTTGCAGTCTTCAGATGTAAAATCCCAGAAAGGTTTTGGCCTCAGCCACAATAATGTCCAGACTTCTTTGAGACTTGTGCCGTACAGTTTACAATTGTGGCAATGAACACCACAAAATCCACCTTTATCTTTTGACTGGCAGCAAACATTTACTACAGGCTGTGGTTCatccactaccatatcttcacTAGCGTCGCTTGTTTTCTCAATTATTTTAATTGCCTCCGCTCTAACTTTTGCCACCTCAATCTCCTTCACCTTTACAGGGCACTCCAGGAACCCGGGATCATAATCCCCATCACAATTGCAACACCGTTGTCCTTCTACACACCGGTCTTCAGTATACTCTGTCAGGACTGACAGACTTTCATATTTTTCTCCATTCACCCAGCGTGTCAGCGCCGGGCACCAATCACACCAGGAATTAACTTCAGGTATTCAGGCTGAACATCGGTCGTCACCCCTGAGATGACTCCTTTGACTGGTGCTCTACTCCGAAGTTCAAAACTTCTGTTGTCCAGATTCTTTTGAGGCTCAGTGcaatcttcctctgttcttcagaAATACAATTCATCAACATAAGATCACtcctggtcactctgatagaCTCCACTTTTCCCAGAGCATATTTCACAATTTTCAACTCCTCAAACGGGTCTCCCACATATGTATCCTTACTCAACAAACGCTTCCCAACAAGAAGCGATTCATTatcatacatacacatatactcCAATTTCCTTTTTGTTCCAGTTTTCACTACTACTGTTGGCCATTCATAACATTCGTCTTCACCAACTTTGCTCGACGCGCTGCTTGATTCGAACAAGGCATCCACTTCTGCCATCTTTCTTCCAACAGGAGTTGAAGTATCAACTGTGTTCCTGTCGTGACATTGCACATGTAAAAAAACTACATTAAGACACATTGGAGCCTGTGTGAGAAATGGGGTCAGAaaaaatgatgtatataaaccctggattgctgacgCTATGTATTGGCTTTGAGAGGCTTTCGTCACCAGTCGGCCATATTGGAACTCCCCAGTAGGAGCAATCCCCCATAGGAATGAATGCAATTCTACATTACTTCagttaaatgtttcaaggacaaaattacatgtatttaagtatttgttttgttgtagtggggacagtaacataaatactttaaggaaaatgtgttttatataattttaGTTTTTATGTTAAGCtcacatcgcagtgctagctgtgccactagagaatCTGGGTTTGGGTCCAGGctttgtcgcagccggccgcgaccgggagacccatggggcggcgtacaaatggcccagcatcgtccgggttaggggagggtttggccgacagggatttccttgtcccatcacgcactagcgactcatgtggcgggccgggcgcagtgcacgctgataaggtcgccaggtgtatggtgtttcctccaacacattggtgcggctggcttccaggttaagtgggcattgtgtcaagaagcagtgcggcttggttaggttgtgtttcggaggacgcacggctcttgaccttcgcctctcctgagtccgaaTGGAGTTGCGTTGAGGAGACAAGACTGTCACTACCAACTGCATACCActaaaaggggagggggggataaataaaaaatacagcgaccccccccccccccccccccccccccccccccccccagtgtgttCGGTGGGGTGCATACGTATGTGTAGgtggcttgacagaaatggtagcagaaggtgaatgttgaattTCGAGTgcatacatatccagatgatgctacATACTATTTTGCGCAATTACGCTGTCAGTGTGTTCGAAGCGTTAATGTAACCATGACTGTGTTCCGAACTCAGCGCAGTCCAAGCGTAATGGTATAGTAAATATCTTCTGGCAACTTCTAGCTAAGTTAGTGTTAGCCAGAGGCCTTTTGTAAACACAAATCTCTGGTGTAACGTAGCTAATCTTAGATACCCACGATTGTTGTCATTGCTAGGCATCACATTAGCGAGTTACACTGAATTGTTTGTTGACGTGTTGTTTGTCTTATAGCTACAGTGCCTGTGAAAGTAGGCCGTTCATCTGAGGATCGCAGAAGTCGCCACTGTCCCTACCTCGACACAATCAATAGGTAACGTTAAACGTCCACTGGTTTTAACACTGAATGTGTAATATTTGTCATTCACCTCTAACACCTTTGTCTTCAGGAGTGTGCTGGACTTTGATTTTGAGAAGCTGTGCTCCATCTCGCTCTCCCACATCAACGTCTATGCTTGTCTCATCTGTGGGAAATACTTCCAAGGTAAATCATCCAATACTTCAGATTAACGTCgttatctccctccctacctgAAACATTTTCAGAAATGATTTGACCTCAACCtaaactgttgtgtgtgtgtgtgtgtctcttccagGCAGAGGTCTGAAGTCCCATGCCTATACTCACAGTGTGCAATTCACCCACCATGTGTTCCTCAATCTGCACACACTTAAGTTCTACTGTCTGCCAGATAACTACGAGATCATTGACTCATCGTTGGAAGACATCACGGTGGGTCCACAGACATGGGTTTGCACACATTAACCCTGTAATAAGACCATTTCAGAGGTGTCAGATGCATTGATTCAAACATGCACTGATTAAATGGTGCTAAACCAATAGTTCTGAAATAAAGTTGAACAGTTTATGTTCAGCCATGGTTTGTGCAATAATGGAGGTGGTCATATATTTTTGTTCTTTGTGTTTAGTATGTACTGAAGCCCACATTCACCAGACAGCACATCTCTGGATTGGACAAGCAGGGCAAGCTGTATCGAGCCTATGATGGCACCACCTATCTGCCTGGTATCGTAGGGCTCAACAACATCAAGGCTAATGACTACGCTAATGTGGTGCTGCAGGTAAGACTGTTATCCACCACAGAGTATCCACTGGTGAATCAGACCTCTCACCATTCACATGCTGCTTAACCTTTTCCTGTGTGATGATCATCCATGTGAcccagtcggtagagcatggcgctcgcaacaccagggttgtgtgtTTGATTTCCACAGGGGAACGgtacgaaaatgtatgcactcactactgtaagtcgctctggataagagagtctgctaaattgtAAAATGATTATGGTGAACTATCTTTAACCCTTCAGGCCCTGTCCAATGTGCCCCCACTGCGGAACTACTTTCTGGAAGAGGAGAATTACTGCCGCATCCGTAGGCCACCTGGTGACATCATGTTCCTGCTGGTGCAGCGATTCGGTGAGCTGATGCGCAAGCTGTGGAACCCTCGGAACTTCAAGGCCCACGTGTCACCCCACGAGATGTTGCAGGCTGTAGTGCTGTGTAGCAAGAAGAACTTCCAGATCACCAAGCAAGGCAGGATTTTATTATATCACATTCAGTTAGGCTGAGAGCCTTGTTTCTCAAGAACAAAATGTTTTTAGTACAGTAAAATGTATGTGTTGCAAATCTGCTGATTGGTCTCTGTCCTGCAGGGGATGCTGTGGACTTTCTGTCCTGGTTCATGAACGCTCTGCATGGTGCATTGGGAGGAACCAAGAAGAAACCTTGTGAGTGGGACGTGGAGGGGACTGATGACTGGGGTCGAGGGAGTGATGTTGAGGAAGGATATGACTTAATCCTTTTTCATTGTCCTTATAAGTCAGTGTTGTCTGCCTTACTGTACAACCTGTGATATTAACAAAGATATCTCCCTCTTCTTTTCCATCTCTCGCCTATCGCCAATATAGCAAGCCTCACCAAAGTGTTCCAAGGTTCCATGCGTATATTCTCCAAGAAGCTTCCTCATCCAGATTTGGCGAGTGGCTTATTGTCAGACCTTTGTAAAAGGAAGACTGCATCATTGTATCAAAGTTTACATTTTTACTTGTGAATTCTTGACTTCAATATGATTACAGATTTTAAAAGCTAAATTGTTAATGTTAcatgcctttctctctccagcCACCAGAAGAGAAGGTGGCTCTGCTGTTGAAGGAGGAGTACCAGGAGGAGATGTCGGAGTCCACCTTCCTCTTCCTGACCCTTGACCTTCCCACAGCCCCACTGTACAAGGATGAGAAGGAGCAGCTCATCATCCCACAGGTCCCCCTCTTCAACATCCTGGCCAAGTTTAACGGCAACACAGAGAAGGTACTGCCCTCAAACTCCTACTTACATTAGCTCAAAGGATTAGCACTCCTATCTTCAAGCCAACCATCTCTCCAAGTTAAATTAAAAGTAGCCTCAGAAGCCTAGGCTTCTCACGTTTTGTTTGAAAGCCTCAAACAAAACGTGAGGGGTGGGCTAGATGGAAACTAGTGATGCGTTGCCACTTATTAAGCCAAACAAATATTTTGCATGGGTTGCTCTACCAACCAATGTTGTTTCTGAAAATGTTTCTGACTTGCATTAAGCTAGCTAGCATAGGATACAAAACTAATGCTGCATAGGTTATTAAAACAAAAGTGAGTGTTAACAGCCAGCGCTCCCATCCTAAGCAAAATCGTTCAAATGTCGAGTCAACGAGACAAGATTTGGAAGGATGGCCTGTGAGACTTCAGCTTCTGTTTGACATAATCTTAAGTGCTTTATCACCTCTTGATTTTCCTCACCTCTTCGCCCCTTCCTCTGGTCCCTTCACACTCCTGTTTTCTTTTAGGAGTATAAAACCTACAAAGAGAATTTCCTCAAAAGGTTCCAGTTGCTCAAGCTGCCTCCCTATCTCATCTTCTGCATCAAGAGGTTCACCAAGAACaacttctttgtggagaagaaccCCACCATCGTCAACTTTCCCATCACGTAAGAGACTGTTGCATACTTTCCCCATGTACTCAATGGTAATTTAGCATCATGCTCAGCCTGATGAGTTCATGTCTGTGTTTTTGACTCCTTGCATTTGCTCCTTGACCAGGAACGTAGACCTTCGTGAGTACCTGACAGAAGAGGCACAGGTCACAGAGAAGAACACCACCTATGACCTGGTGGCCAACGTGGTGCATGATGGGAAGCCCACTGAGGGGGCATACAGAATGCATGTCCTGCATCATGTAAGTGACTGCTGCGTTTTCAGGACTTTCTCCTTGTGTACTCTAGAGGTGCACATTTGCAGAGCTTTAGATGTGCAGTGTTTTATGACATTGTGAAATAAATACTCATCCTGTTCAGTTATTGGTGCTAATGTGTGCCTTTTTTTTGGTCACTGAAGGGCACTGGGAAGTGGTACGAGCTCCAGGACTTGCAGGTGACAGATATCCTGCCCCAGATGATCACACTGTCGGAGGCCTACATTCAGGTAAGCTCTATTGTGTCACATTGACCACTGATTATACCATATGCTGTTCTCTAATTTACAGGTTTATGTCTAGATAAGTTACTGACTCCCTGTAActgtcagttgtgttgtgtggttCTCTTCGTTCCAGATTTGGAAAAGAAGAGAGAACGAAGATGACACAACTAACCACACAGGGGCGTGAATAAGGCATTGAAAGATTGATTGTACAGGAGAGAGATGTCACATGCCGGCCAGTGGTCAGACGAGCCCCAAAAAGCCACTAGAGTGGAACTGGACACTGTTCAAGATGACCTCAGGGTAAGCCCCCACCACATGAGGACCAGGTCTTTTTATTGGTGGATTTTGGATAGAGAAAACAATGTCTACTATTCAACTTTTAACTGTAAATGGTGGAATAAACCAGCTTTGAAATGTCTGTTTCCAGTCATTAATATTATTTGATGTTTTACCTTTTTGGATGAAATGTATTGATTTGGGTTGGGTCTTTTTAGTTTATTTGTGAAACATGGCAATAAAAACAAGAAATAAAATGTTGACATTACCAAATAGTGAGGGTTGCAAAAGGATGTTCCTATTGTAAGCATTATAGGATAAATACTCATGTACATTTAGTTGGATCACAAAAATGAAATCTAACAATTGTACATtaaatgaatacatttaattaatgTTCACATTACTGATTGAAAGGGTTTCTCAACAGGAGGTACATGTTCACTAATTTCTTCAAGACACTTTGCCACTTACATTTACTATGTTCTTCCTGATTATGACTGATTGTATATGAAGATACTATTACCTACAACTGAAAAGTCACATTTCAAATGTAAATTGTTATACTTGTGGATATGTGCTTAAATAGGTCCAATATTATTTAAAGTCAATTATTTACATTGCTTGACTAAATTACTTACTGTACTCCTAACAGCCCACCCAGTGCAAATCAAACCTGACATCAAATCATCTCAGTGTTACAACAGTCTACCAGAAGTGAAAATCAAGGAATTAAATATCCAGAAATTTTACTCATTGCTCAGTGCAATATCAGATGACCTGTAAAATGAAGTTGAcaaaatatttaatttaaaacTGTGGCAAAGAAAAGTCAAAGGCAATAGTGCAATCAGTAACAAGTGCAATACTAAAACATATATTTGGCAGTTAAATCATCAGCTTCATCCATGGAGGGAGAACTCTGGGAGTGGTTCTCAGCTCTAGTTCCACATCACCTTCTGGCAGAAGTCTACCATCTGGAGTTGTATCAAAATGAAAATAAAACCAGATCAGAAATAAGGCAGCAAAGCATTGGTGTGGGTCGGGTTGTTTTTCAGACAACACACCACGGGCAGACATGTCCTATATTTTAATTTACTTATAGCTTAGGTTGTTGTATTAGATAAGACCATGGCCCAGTTTCCCAAAaacatcttaaggctaagttcgtTAGAACCTTTGTATGAGCATAGTTAAATCGccaagctgtttcccaaaaccattgtTAACGTTGCAATTAATCAAATTTAAGGAAGTCGtagcctgcctcagaccactcgtagaacagctacAGACATGCTCAAATTTGTTGGCATCCCTCCACAAAAGACAAATGCACAATTTTCTCTGTAATAACTTGAAACTGACCAAAGTAATTGGCATCCACCATTGTTTGTTCCATATTTAATATAAATCACTTTGCTTATGATTTTTTTATTCCACTTATTGTAAATAAAACAAATGGCATAGAGAAATTATGGGACCCATAACTTCATTTTGTTGCACAACCTTGAGGCAATCACTGCAATGAGAGGACTGCACCTGTTAACAGGtagtttggcccactcttcctgaACAAACTGCTCCAGCTGTTTCAGGTTTGATAGGTGCCTTCTCCAGACTGCAAGTTTCAGCTCTTTCCATAGACGTTCGATAGGATTCAGATCAGCACTCATAAAAGGCCACTTCAGAATAGTCCAATCTTTTGTTGTTACCCATTCTTGGGTGCTTttagctgtgtgtttagggtcatttCCTGTTGGAGCACCCATGACCTGCGACTGAGACAGAGCTTTCTGACACTGGGCAGTACGTTTAGCTCCAGAATGCCTTGATAGTCTTGATTTCATTGTGCCCTGCACAGATTCAAGGCACCCTGTGCCAGgcgcagcaaagcagccccaaaacataaccaagccttttttatttcaccaggtaggccagttgagaacaagttatcatttacaactgcgacctggccaagataaagcaacaacacaagagttacacatgggataaacaagcatacagccaataacaatagaaaaatctatatacagtgtgtgcaaatgtagtaagattagggaggtataAAGCAATAAATAGCCCattgtggcaaaataattacaaattagcattaacactggagtgatagatgtgcagatgatgatttgcaaatagagatactggggtgcaaaatagcaaaaataaattatttggggaatgaggtagttgggtgaaCCTCCATGTTTCATTGTCAGTATGGTGTTCTTTTCTTTGAAAGCTTCATTTTTTCATCTGTGAACAAAGAGCTGATGTGACTTGCCAAAAGCCTTCAGTTTTGACTCATCTGTGCAAAGGGCATTCTCCCAGAAGGATTGTGGCTTGCCAATATGCATTTTTACAAATTCCAGTCTGGCtttatgtttttctttcaaaagtgGAGTCCTCCTGGGGTTTTCTTCCATGGAGCCCACTTTCGCTCAAAAAGCAACGGATGGTGTGATCAGAAACTGACGTACCTTCACCTTGGAGTTCAGCTTCTATCTCTTTGGCAGTTATCCTTGGTTCTTTTTCTACCATTCGCACTCTCCTTCTGTTCAATCTGGAGTCCATTTTCCTCTTGCGGACACGCCCAGGGAGGTTGGCTACAGTTCCATGGACCTTAAACACCTTAATAATATTTGCAACTGTTGTCACAGGAACATCAAGCTGCTTGGAGATGGTCTTGTAGCCTTTACCTTTACCTTGCTTGTCTATTATTTCCTTTCTGATCTCCTTTGCtttctctggtccatgttcagtgtggtgcacacaatgataccaaacagcacagtgactacttttaTCCATTTAAATAGGCCGAATGACTGATTACAAGATTGGAGACGTATAATACTAATTAAAGAAACAAATTTGTTTGAAATATCCCTAAATCCAAttatttatattttctatggtgtACCAACAAATGTGTCCAGGCTATTTTTGAATATCTTTGTAGAATAAGCAATAATTCATCTCTTTTCACAGCTTCTTTGCTTTATTCTATGACATACCAAAGGCATGCAAGTATTCCATGATAAAATAGCTTTAATTTAATCACTTTTCAGGAGGAATTAAGCATTATTTCAATGAGCTGTAAGGGTACCAGCTGTTGTTGTTAGTTTGTCGTTAGATGCttttatacacagaagatcttCGCTAAACATGGAATCACATGGTTTATCCGTCTCTGACCgcacaataaaaaaaactaagttgaataaagttgactacaaatacaaagttgccaatgtctttgcagTTGATGCAAACAAGCAACGTACAGTATAACATATTGAAATAGCCTCCATTTCATGTTCAATCAGTTGAGTTATTTTGctacttgtaggctactgtctaaGTCATCTCaatatttcatgatgtgtagccTAGCAAGCCTAATTTGCCAAATCGGTTATTTAGTGCATTTTGATTGGGTAAGCATTATAATTAGCCACCTCAATATTCACAGCCGTAGGtggtaatatctctctaggagctgatccgtcagtattgtgaaataatttGAATGTTAAAGATTTGAAAAGAGAAACCTGATCCGAGAGAAGCACTCCCAGTATTGACACATGCTCCAACGACGCACTTAGCGTCCGCTCTCTCTGCATGGTTTTGGGAAACGCATGTTACATCTACGATCGTTGTAGGAAAAATGCATCGTTAAAAACACTCGTTCTATCGCAATCAGGAAACCGGGCCCATGGCAGATCTAGTTTACTTACACCACACCCCTGAGCAGTTTTCAAGTCCCTGCAGATGTAACTGGGTCCCCAGGTACACTGGTTCTTCCCCAGAAGATGCTGCTCTTTCACAGCAACACACATATCAGCTCTCTGGAGGAC
The genomic region above belongs to Oncorhynchus mykiss isolate Arlee chromosome 6, USDA_OmykA_1.1, whole genome shotgun sequence and contains:
- the LOC110525710 gene encoding U4/U6.U5 tri-snRNP-associated protein 2, whose amino-acid sequence is MVSVKRERELDFEDDEATVPVKVGRSSEDRRSRHCPYLDTINRSVLDFDFEKLCSISLSHINVYACLICGKYFQGRGLKSHAYTHSVQFTHHVFLNLHTLKFYCLPDNYEIIDSSLEDITYVLKPTFTRQHISGLDKQGKLYRAYDGTTYLPGIVGLNNIKANDYANVVLQALSNVPPLRNYFLEEENYCRIRRPPGDIMFLLVQRFGELMRKLWNPRNFKAHVSPHEMLQAVVLCSKKNFQITKQGDAVDFLSWFMNALHGALGGTKKKPSSLTKVFQGSMRIFSKKLPHPDLPPEEKVALLLKEEYQEEMSESTFLFLTLDLPTAPLYKDEKEQLIIPQVPLFNILAKFNGNTEKEYKTYKENFLKRFQLLKLPPYLIFCIKRFTKNNFFVEKNPTIVNFPITNVDLREYLTEEAQVTEKNTTYDLVANVVHDGKPTEGAYRMHVLHHGTGKWYELQDLQVTDILPQMITLSEAYIQIWKRRENEDDTTNHTGA